In Citrus sinensis cultivar Valencia sweet orange chromosome 4, DVS_A1.0, whole genome shotgun sequence, one DNA window encodes the following:
- the LOC102610923 gene encoding tobamovirus multiplication protein 2B isoform X1, with product MASPTAAASGSSSSREGTAKAMVFDQISQTIQSTSNLLHLMQQSSPSQVQLTKLPKNLLAKTTMIKNTGQVLEQMPQVISSLDAHVENGLQSVPHLRTVSQLLANMESCQLSSLSQAHLPEKESQTAKQPPEVKLTEKENLRWENNLQQSID from the exons ATGGCAAGCCCGACAGCAGCGGCCAGCGGAAGCAGTAGTAGTAGAGAAGGAACGGCAAAAGCAATGGTGTTTGATCAAATTTCTCAGACAATTCAGTCCACTTCCAATCTTCTTCACCTCATGCAACAGTCCTCACCTTCTcag GTTCAACTAACAAAGCTCCCAAAGAACCTTCTGGCAAAAACCACCATGATTAAGAATACAGGGCAA GTATTAGAGCAGATGCCTCAGGTTATTTCCTCCCTAGATGCACATGTGGAGAATGGATTACAAAG TGTTCCTCATCTCAGAACTGTTTCCCAGCTGCTTGCAAATATGGAGAGCTGCCAACTTAGTTCTCTCTCTCAAGCACATTTGCCtgaaaag GAATCTCAGACAGCAAAACAACCTCCTGAAGTGAAATTGACTGAGAAAGA GAACCTGAGATGGGAAAACAACCTCCAGCAAAGCATTGACTGA
- the LOC102610923 gene encoding tobamovirus multiplication protein 2B isoform X2, which produces MASPTAAASGSSSSREGTAKAMVFDQISQTIQSTSNLLHLMQQSSPSQVQLTKLPKNLLAKTTMIKNTGQVLEQMPQVISSLDAHVENGLQSVPHLRTVSQLLANMESCQLSSLSQAHLPEKTAKQPPEVKLTEKENLRWENNLQQSID; this is translated from the exons ATGGCAAGCCCGACAGCAGCGGCCAGCGGAAGCAGTAGTAGTAGAGAAGGAACGGCAAAAGCAATGGTGTTTGATCAAATTTCTCAGACAATTCAGTCCACTTCCAATCTTCTTCACCTCATGCAACAGTCCTCACCTTCTcag GTTCAACTAACAAAGCTCCCAAAGAACCTTCTGGCAAAAACCACCATGATTAAGAATACAGGGCAA GTATTAGAGCAGATGCCTCAGGTTATTTCCTCCCTAGATGCACATGTGGAGAATGGATTACAAAG TGTTCCTCATCTCAGAACTGTTTCCCAGCTGCTTGCAAATATGGAGAGCTGCCAACTTAGTTCTCTCTCTCAAGCACATTTGCCtgaaaag ACAGCAAAACAACCTCCTGAAGTGAAATTGACTGAGAAAGA GAACCTGAGATGGGAAAACAACCTCCAGCAAAGCATTGACTGA
- the LOC102610923 gene encoding tobamovirus multiplication protein 2B isoform X3, producing MASPTAAASGSSSSREGTAKAMVFDQISQTIQSTSNLLHLMQQSSPSQVQLTKLPKNLLAKTTMIKNTGQVLEQMPQVISSLDAHVENGLQSVPHLRTVSQLLANMESCQLSSLSQAHLPEKEPEMGKQPPAKH from the exons ATGGCAAGCCCGACAGCAGCGGCCAGCGGAAGCAGTAGTAGTAGAGAAGGAACGGCAAAAGCAATGGTGTTTGATCAAATTTCTCAGACAATTCAGTCCACTTCCAATCTTCTTCACCTCATGCAACAGTCCTCACCTTCTcag GTTCAACTAACAAAGCTCCCAAAGAACCTTCTGGCAAAAACCACCATGATTAAGAATACAGGGCAA GTATTAGAGCAGATGCCTCAGGTTATTTCCTCCCTAGATGCACATGTGGAGAATGGATTACAAAG TGTTCCTCATCTCAGAACTGTTTCCCAGCTGCTTGCAAATATGGAGAGCTGCCAACTTAGTTCTCTCTCTCAAGCACATTTGCCtgaaaag GAACCTGAGATGGGAAAACAACCTCCAGCAAAGCATTGA
- the LOC102610613 gene encoding ribose-phosphate pyrophosphokinase 1, producing MASLTMPRPSQSTSASCSSPIPSRCSFGDQNPTFSFSFRDSRSRVHVCNAAAVRCDMAEALNFPNGKPNIPVLNERTLPKFLETARMEKTVNRTTNNRIKLFSGTANPALSQEIACYMGVELGKINIKRFADGEIYVQLQESVRGCDVYLVQPTCPPANENLMELLIMIDACRRASAKNITAVIPYFGYARADRKTQGRESIAAKLVANLITEAGADRVLACDLHSGQSMGYFDIPVDHVYCQPVILDYLASKTVSSNDLVVVSPDVGGVARARAFAKKLSDAPLAIVDKRRHGHNVAEVMNLIGDVKGKVAVMVDDMIDTAGTIAKGAALLHQEGAREVYACCTHAVFSPPAIERLSGGLFQEVIVTNTIPVAEKNYFPELTVLSIANLLGETIWRVHDDCSVSSIFQ from the exons ATGGCTTCGCTGACGATGCCGCGCCCTTCACAATCCACGTCAGCTTCTTGCTCTTCGCCTATCCCCAGTCGCTGTTCTTTCGGTGACCAAAACCCAACTTTTTCATTCAGTTTCAGGGACTCTCGCTCTCGGGTTCACGTCTGTAATGCCGCCGCCGTT AGATGTGACATGGCTGAGGCATTGAATTTTCCAAATGGGAAGCCTAATATTCCAGTTCTAAACGAACGGACGCTGCCCAAATTTTTGGAAACGGCGCGTATGGAGAAAACTGTCAACAGAACTACAAATAACAGGATCAAATTGTTCTCTGGCACCGCCAATCCTGCTCTTTCCCAG GAAATTGCTTGCTACATGGGCGTGGAACTGGGAAAGATCAACATAAAGCGATTTGCTGATGGTGAAATTTATGTTCAGCTGCAAGAGAGTGTTAGAGGATGTGATGTTTATTTGGTGCAGCCCACCTGTCCTCCGGCAAATGAAAATCTCATGGAGCTTTTGATAATGATAGATGCGTGTCGGAGAGCGTCAGCCAAGAATATCACAGCTGTGATTCCTTACTTTGGATATGCTAGAGCTGACAGAAAG ACTCAAGGGCGAGAATCAATTGCTGCCAAACTCGTCGCAAACCTTATAACAGAGGCAGGTGCTGACCGTGTTCTTGCTTGCGATCTTCACTCAGGGCAATCCATGGGTTACTTTGATATTCCAGTGGACCATGTATACTGTCAG CCTGTGATTCTTGATTACCTTGCTAGCAAGACGGTTTCTTCTAATGATTTGGTGGTGGTTTCACCTGATGTCGGTGGAGTGGCAAGAGCACGTGCTTTTGCCAAAAAGTTATCTGATGCTCCTTTAGCCATAGTAGATAAAAGGCGTCATGGACACAATGTTGCAGAG GTGATGAACCTTATTGGCGATGTAAAAGGAAAAGTTGCAGTAATGGTGGATGACATGATTGACACTGCTG GGACTATTGCAAAAGGTGCAGCTCTTTTACATCAAGAAGGGGCCAGGGAAGTTTATGCATGCTGCACGCATGCAGTTTTCAG CCCTCCTGCAATAGAGAGGTTGTCAGGTGGCCTGTTTCAAGAGGTGATCGTTACAAATACAATCCCAGTGGCAGAGAAGAACTACTTCCCTGAGTTGACTGTTCTTTCTATAGCCAACCTGTTGGGTGAGACTATATGGCGTGTTCACGATGATTGTTCCGTAAGTAGCATTTTTCAATGA
- the LOC107177878 gene encoding protein FAR-RED IMPAIRED RESPONSE 1-like, translating into MAQSFKSIVVEVGGYENVSFLEKDARNHVDKARRLRLGEGDATAIQKYFQKMQAENDGFFFSLDLDEEGRLNNVFWADPRSRAAYKDFGDVVTFDTTYLTNKYDMPFAPFIGVNHHGHSILLGCWLISHEDTETFMWLFDTWLSCIFGSPSLGIITYQYRAMKNAIEIVFPNTRHQWCLWHILKKVSEKLGRGIVCRHVIAVLIRNHITFLPEKYIIWRWRKYVQRCYSQVKVSYDVRSSSIEHQRYKEECAAFYDVADVASKNEESHKSVLTWIEKAIKDVSLNVRCQSEDATVVGGSRSCTEIIQDPIISRRKGRPPSQRKQK; encoded by the exons TTAAGTCTATTGTTGTTGAGGTTGGTGGCTATGAAAATGTCTCATTCTTAGAAAAAGATGCTAGAAATCATGTTGATAAAGCAAGGCGATTAAGGCTTGGAGAAGGGGATGCAACtgcaattcaaaaatattttcagaaaatgcAAGCAGAAAATGATGGATTTTTCTTCAGTCTTGACCTGGATGAGGAGGGTCGGTTAAACAATGTATTTTGGGCAGATCCAAGAAGCAGGGCAGCCTACAAAGACTTTGGAGATGTTGTTACATTTGACACCACATACCTTACGAATAAATATGACATGCCATTTGCTCCTTTTATTGGAGTTAATCATCACGGTCATTCTATTTTGTTAGGATGTTGGTTGATTTCGCATGAGGACACAGAGACGTTTATGTGGTTATTTGACACATGGCTATCATGTATATTCGGCTCTCCTTCCCTTGGAATCATCACATACCAATACAGAGCGATGAAAAATGcaattgagattgtttttcCAAATACTAGGCATCAATGGTGTTTGTGGCATATTCTGAAAAAGGTATCTGAGAAGCTGGGAAG AGGGATTGTTTGCAGACACGTCATTGCAGTGTTGATACGTAACCATATAACATTTCTTCCTGAGAAGTATATTATATGGAGATGGAGGAAATATGTGCAAAGATGCTACAGTCAAGTGAAAGTCAGTTATGATGTGAGAAGTTCGAGCATTGAACACCAGCGATATAAAGAAGAGTGTGCTGCTTTTTATGATGTTGCTGATGTAGCTtcgaaaaatgaagaaagtcATAAAAGTGTTTTGACTTGGATTGAAAAGGCAATAAAGGATGTATCGTTGAATGTTCGCTGTCAAAGCGAAGATGCAACTGTTGTTGGTGGGTCGAGAAGTTGTACAGAAATCATACAAGATCCAATAATATCTCGTCGTAAAGGTCGGCCACCTTCTCAAAGAAagcaaaagtaa